One segment of Paenibacillus sp. FSL R7-0337 DNA contains the following:
- a CDS encoding cysteine desulfurase family protein, which yields MLYWDYAAAAPPYEEVVQTLEQVMRKHFANPSSLHRAGEEADKLIKRAREVCAAALDVLPQEIIFTSGATESNNLAVKGAALQYQSRGRHIVTTELEHPSVYESCLQLQKLGWEVTFVAPNPQGVVEPSRIAAAVRPDTVLVSVMHVNNEIGTVQPLREIGQQVKAVNRRTLFHVDGVQGYGKLEVELKAWQADLYSLSAHKLRGPRGTGLLYVREGVTLFPLLTGGSQEQGKRAGTENVPNIVASAKAMRMSGEQREAFSARIRPLKAQLEKYIAGIPELVLNSSRDGAPHIVHFSYPGMKGEVLARRLEELGMAVATRSACSSRLAEPSRILLSMGRDTAAALGGIRISLGDSHTQQDVSRLEQALLAAVQSLKIAEGGMK from the coding sequence ATGCTGTATTGGGATTACGCCGCTGCTGCCCCTCCCTATGAGGAGGTAGTGCAGACACTGGAGCAGGTGATGAGGAAGCACTTCGCCAACCCCTCTTCCCTGCACCGGGCGGGAGAAGAGGCGGACAAGCTGATTAAGCGGGCGCGCGAGGTGTGTGCAGCTGCGCTTGATGTGCTGCCGCAGGAAATTATATTCACCTCGGGTGCTACCGAGAGCAACAATCTTGCGGTCAAAGGGGCTGCACTGCAGTATCAGAGCAGGGGGCGGCATATTGTGACCACGGAGCTGGAGCATCCTTCCGTCTACGAGAGCTGTCTTCAGCTACAGAAGCTGGGTTGGGAGGTTACCTTCGTAGCTCCTAATCCTCAGGGAGTGGTCGAACCTTCGCGGATTGCCGCTGCGGTCCGGCCGGATACGGTGCTCGTCAGCGTGATGCATGTGAATAATGAGATCGGCACGGTTCAGCCGCTGCGCGAGATCGGACAACAAGTCAAGGCGGTGAACCGCCGGACGTTATTCCATGTTGACGGCGTGCAGGGCTACGGGAAGCTTGAGGTTGAACTTAAGGCCTGGCAGGCAGATCTGTACAGCCTGTCTGCACATAAATTACGCGGGCCGCGCGGGACGGGACTTCTCTATGTGAGAGAAGGGGTGACGTTGTTTCCCTTGTTGACTGGCGGTTCCCAGGAACAAGGTAAGCGCGCCGGGACAGAGAATGTGCCGAATATTGTAGCTTCAGCCAAGGCCATGCGGATGAGCGGGGAACAGCGGGAGGCATTCAGCGCCCGGATTCGTCCGCTCAAGGCGCAGCTGGAGAAATATATAGCAGGGATACCGGAGCTTGTACTGAACAGTAGTAGGGACGGGGCGCCGCATATTGTCCACTTCTCTTACCCCGGCATGAAGGGGGAAGTCTTGGCCCGCAGGCTGGAGGAGCTTGGGATGGCGGTCGCCACACGCTCCGCCTGTTCCTCGCGTCTGGCCGAGCCGAGCCGGATTCTGCTGTCGATGGGCAGGGATACCGCTGCTGCGCTTGGCGGCATACGGATCAGCCTGGGGGACAGTCATACGCAGCAGGACGTGAGCCGGCTGGAACAGGCGCTGCTGGCAGCCGTCCAATCCTTGAAGATTGCAGAAGGAGGCATGAAATAA
- a CDS encoding YlaH-like family protein, which produces MQSWFAEHPVIAYIVIFILLTYVYNRVFRVNQKLPVGKEIVLYVMMAAGSGMLLIFQHDKLPIIQCLLVAVGLMLLVRVRYLVEARQKRKAAAAAKRQ; this is translated from the coding sequence ATGCAAAGCTGGTTCGCTGAGCACCCAGTTATCGCTTATATTGTCATTTTTATCTTACTGACTTATGTGTACAACCGAGTATTCCGCGTCAATCAGAAGCTGCCGGTCGGCAAAGAGATCGTGCTGTATGTGATGATGGCGGCAGGCTCAGGCATGCTTCTTATCTTCCAGCATGACAAGCTGCCGATCATCCAGTGCCTGCTGGTAGCGGTCGGGCTGATGCTGCTTGTGCGGGTCCGCTACCTGGTGGAGGCCCGGCAGAAGCGGAAAGCTGCAGCGGCTGCAAAACGGCAGTAG
- the thiI gene encoding tRNA uracil 4-sulfurtransferase ThiI: MDYADMLLLRFGEFILKGKNRSRFEKTVLRHVKEMVKPYPNVKLTQEFGRIYVELNGEPAGELTEALVKVFGIASISPVKVSRPEFEDILAASRTFLHLIAPAAGTSFKVSARRVWKGFPYGSIEMNKLIATPLLQGYPGLLVDVKSPDLELKIEIREGHTLIFCENIAGVGGFPLGTNGKAMLLLSGGIDSPVAGWSSMRRGLEVECIHFYSYPYTSELARQKVVDLTRILSRYAGVIKLHLVPFTEVQTSFTGIGQDNLIITLMRRAMLRIATALAEKEGALALITGDSLGQVASQTLPSMNVIGRATALPLLRPLVMMDKSEIVELSKTIGTYDLSILPYEDCCTLFVPKSPTTNPNMRIVDKIEATLPGYQALLDTAVAGTETVLITPYGNEKPEDLVPAQAGLQEEWF; encoded by the coding sequence ATGGACTATGCCGATATGCTCCTGCTGCGCTTCGGAGAGTTCATCCTGAAAGGAAAGAACCGCAGCCGGTTCGAGAAGACCGTACTGCGGCATGTGAAGGAGATGGTGAAGCCGTATCCAAATGTGAAGCTGACCCAGGAATTCGGGCGGATCTACGTCGAATTGAACGGTGAACCCGCAGGAGAATTAACGGAGGCGCTCGTAAAAGTATTCGGGATCGCCTCGATTAGCCCGGTGAAGGTCTCCCGGCCGGAATTTGAGGATATTCTTGCGGCCAGCCGGACCTTCCTCCACCTTATTGCTCCGGCAGCGGGAACCAGCTTCAAGGTTAGCGCGCGCCGGGTGTGGAAGGGCTTCCCTTACGGCTCTATAGAGATGAATAAGCTTATAGCTACACCGCTGCTGCAGGGCTATCCGGGGTTGCTTGTAGATGTGAAGTCTCCCGATTTGGAGCTGAAGATTGAGATTCGAGAAGGTCATACTCTTATTTTCTGCGAGAATATTGCCGGAGTCGGCGGCTTCCCTCTGGGAACGAACGGCAAAGCTATGCTGCTGCTCTCCGGCGGGATCGACAGTCCGGTGGCTGGCTGGTCATCCATGCGCAGGGGGCTGGAGGTGGAGTGCATCCACTTTTACAGCTATCCTTATACGAGTGAGCTTGCCCGCCAGAAGGTTGTAGATTTGACGCGTATCTTGTCGCGTTATGCCGGTGTAATTAAGCTGCATCTGGTTCCGTTTACGGAGGTGCAGACCTCTTTTACCGGGATCGGGCAGGATAATCTGATTATTACGCTGATGCGCCGGGCTATGCTGCGGATTGCTACCGCCCTTGCGGAGAAGGAGGGGGCGCTTGCGCTGATTACCGGCGACAGTCTGGGCCAGGTGGCTAGCCAGACTCTGCCCAGTATGAATGTGATCGGGCGTGCAACGGCTCTGCCGCTGCTGCGTCCGCTGGTGATGATGGACAAGAGTGAGATCGTGGAGCTCTCGAAGACCATAGGTACGTATGACTTGTCCATTCTGCCATATGAAGATTGCTGTACACTGTTCGTGCCCAAATCGCCGACAACGAATCCGAATATGCGGATTGTAGACAAGATTGAAGCGACGCTGCCAGGCTATCAGGCCTTACTTGATACGGCGGTTGCCGGAACCGAAACCGTACTCATTACACCTTATGGCAACGAGAAGCCGGAAGACTTAGTACCGGCACAGGCAGGCCTTCAGGAAGAGTGGTTCTGA
- a CDS encoding TerC family protein, which yields MNTSAADFILSLLNIVFLDLILAGDNAIVIGLAARNLQGKRQKQAILLGTGGAVILRIIATILVVWLLKIPWLLAIGGLLLILIAYKLLSGGSAETDIQAGGTLWAAVRTIVIADAAMGLDNVIAVAGAANHNITLVVLGLLISVPIVVWGSTLFIRLINRYPWIIYLGSGVLGFTASTMISGEKVIAPYFKAHPLLHILFIAAVIAGILAAGHWKRRRTDPALQNHSS from the coding sequence ATGAATACATCCGCTGCGGATTTCATATTATCTTTGCTAAATATTGTGTTCCTCGATCTTATTCTGGCGGGCGACAATGCCATCGTCATCGGCCTCGCCGCGCGGAACCTGCAAGGAAAGCGGCAGAAGCAGGCGATTCTGCTTGGCACAGGCGGTGCAGTGATCCTGAGAATCATCGCGACGATTCTTGTGGTGTGGCTGCTAAAGATTCCATGGCTGCTGGCGATAGGCGGGCTGCTGCTGATCCTTATAGCCTATAAGCTGCTGTCCGGCGGCAGTGCAGAGACGGATATTCAGGCCGGCGGAACTCTGTGGGCAGCTGTTCGGACGATTGTGATAGCAGACGCAGCCATGGGACTGGACAACGTCATTGCTGTTGCCGGTGCAGCGAATCATAATATTACGTTAGTGGTGCTGGGACTGCTGATCAGTGTGCCTATTGTGGTCTGGGGAAGTACCCTGTTTATCCGGTTAATCAACAGATATCCATGGATTATCTATCTCGGGTCAGGCGTACTCGGCTTCACAGCCTCCACTATGATTTCCGGCGAGAAGGTTATTGCCCCTTACTTCAAGGCACATCCGCTGCTGCACATTCTGTTCATCGCCGCAGTAATTGCCGGTATCCTGGCTGCGGGACACTGGAAGCGCCGCCGGACGGACCCCGCTCTTCAGAACCACTCTTCCTGA
- a CDS encoding lytic transglycosylase domain-containing protein, translating into MSINAAGPSGQLKWVDLRSSSMKREDTKANPGVTGSSAAAFTAMLQQAAGTSQATDSSNKSTYVALAGTSSMDNLLWQQLGEAAASNSGISGEITQTVPTDYEQLIQTASAKYGVPVDLIKAVIDTESSFNPSVVSSAGAKGLMQLMDGTASGLGVSDPFDPAQSIDGGVRYLSYQLKRYDGQEKMALAAYNAGPGRVNKLGVSSDAELMANLSELPKETQAYIAKIERARAQFAV; encoded by the coding sequence ATGTCAATCAATGCCGCTGGACCAAGCGGTCAGTTGAAATGGGTAGACTTAAGAAGCTCAAGCATGAAGCGTGAGGATACCAAAGCGAACCCCGGAGTGACCGGTTCCTCGGCGGCAGCGTTCACCGCGATGCTTCAGCAGGCGGCCGGGACGTCTCAAGCCACTGACAGCAGCAATAAAAGCACATACGTTGCTCTTGCAGGTACCTCTTCGATGGATAATCTGCTGTGGCAGCAGCTTGGGGAAGCAGCAGCGTCCAATAGCGGCATTTCCGGGGAAATAACGCAGACCGTGCCGACGGATTATGAACAGCTGATTCAGACTGCCAGCGCGAAATATGGCGTTCCGGTTGATCTGATCAAGGCGGTTATTGATACGGAATCCTCCTTCAATCCGAGTGTTGTATCTTCTGCCGGTGCCAAAGGACTAATGCAGTTAATGGACGGAACAGCGAGCGGCCTGGGTGTCTCCGATCCCTTCGATCCTGCCCAGAGCATTGACGGCGGCGTCCGATATCTCTCGTACCAGCTTAAGCGGTATGACGGACAGGAGAAGATGGCGCTGGCCGCCTATAATGCCGGGCCGGGCCGGGTGAACAAGCTTGGAGTCAGCAGCGATGCTGAGCTTATGGCGAACCTCTCTGAGCTTCCGAAGGAGACTCAGGCTTACATTGCCAAAATAGAACGCGCCCGCGCGCAATTCGCGGTATAA
- a CDS encoding YpuI family protein, producing the protein MSAANVQKLCESTREKLKSVIEKMELFLNEHALPQLVTEEDEETLHFYRGFLSDLRHLLVFSEMSYEKLGLALRRATFDEPFAQKALYNVYHLGVNNFFYPKNESYSEDGRYAYTGQDAIRFRKKPVRPARDIIMEITKVYEELRDDLTYYENDYLTEKRMQNQL; encoded by the coding sequence ATGTCAGCAGCCAATGTGCAGAAATTGTGTGAATCGACGAGAGAGAAGCTTAAATCCGTTATCGAAAAAATGGAACTGTTCCTGAATGAGCATGCACTGCCGCAGCTTGTTACCGAAGAGGATGAAGAAACGCTGCATTTTTATCGGGGGTTCTTGTCCGATCTCCGCCATCTGCTGGTGTTCTCGGAAATGTCTTATGAGAAGCTTGGGCTTGCACTGCGCCGCGCTACCTTCGATGAACCTTTTGCGCAAAAAGCGCTATATAATGTATATCATCTTGGAGTTAATAACTTCTTCTATCCTAAGAATGAGAGTTATTCGGAGGATGGACGTTACGCCTATACCGGGCAAGATGCGATCCGTTTCCGCAAGAAGCCAGTGCGTCCGGCACGCGATATCATTATGGAGATCACCAAGGTCTATGAGGAACTGCGTGATGATCTGACTTATTATGAGAATGATTATTTGACGGAGAAGCGGATGCAGAATCAGCTGTAA
- a CDS encoding DUF1540 domain-containing protein, with the protein MMTNAKPLVKCSVSNCHFWGEQNLCRAEEIVIEIDQHAGSRYMEEYAEEMTAGNHHDHAGTSSATCCLTFKPNA; encoded by the coding sequence ATTATGACAAACGCCAAACCGCTTGTGAAATGTAGTGTGAGCAACTGTCATTTTTGGGGAGAACAGAACCTGTGCCGTGCCGAGGAAATTGTCATTGAGATCGATCAGCATGCAGGCAGCCGTTACATGGAGGAATACGCAGAGGAGATGACGGCGGGTAATCATCATGATCATGCCGGAACCTCGTCCGCAACCTGTTGTCTGACGTTCAAGCCGAACGCCTGA
- a CDS encoding YhcN/YlaJ family sporulation lipoprotein: protein MRKSMCLLLVLLLLTSCGIANKETSPSPQDKQSAEAVHSQGNRGVRTLSEDGTAVQEATPDSKQPSEGKHDSDVALKDHFEQLARRVPGVEGVHCVVMNNLAVVGIDVDGALTRSRVGSVKYSVAEAIRKDPRGVRVLVTADMDLSSRLAEMGKHISKGNPVSGFASEMADIIGRIIPQLPEDIEPQGNTR, encoded by the coding sequence ATGAGAAAATCAATGTGTCTGTTGCTGGTACTGCTGCTGCTGACAAGCTGCGGTATCGCTAATAAAGAGACATCACCCTCTCCTCAGGATAAACAGTCGGCTGAAGCGGTGCACAGCCAGGGGAACCGCGGAGTGCGGACATTGTCGGAAGATGGTACAGCCGTACAGGAGGCCACCCCGGATTCGAAACAACCTTCAGAAGGCAAGCACGACAGCGATGTGGCACTCAAGGATCATTTTGAACAATTAGCGCGAAGAGTCCCAGGTGTGGAAGGCGTCCACTGTGTCGTCATGAACAACCTTGCCGTGGTCGGCATTGATGTGGACGGCGCCCTTACCCGTTCGCGGGTCGGAAGTGTGAAATATTCAGTAGCTGAAGCGATCCGCAAGGACCCGAGGGGCGTAAGAGTCCTGGTGACTGCCGACATGGACCTCAGCAGCAGGCTGGCCGAGATGGGCAAGCATATCTCCAAGGGCAACCCGGTCTCGGGCTTCGCCTCCGAGATGGCCGATATTATCGGCCGGATCATTCCGCAGCTGCCGGAGGATATTGAGCCGCAAGGCAATACCCGATAG
- a CDS encoding pyridoxamine 5'-phosphate oxidase family protein, whose amino-acid sequence MSEAVAQLNETLLAMLQSETFVLLNTVDAESGGPTSTAISWIYAVSPSIVRLAVDHRSRLVNNMKVNPRVTITVFGEGTVHAINGHAAVRLDPLPDVPFKMCCFDIEIEAVRNALFYGAHLESAPKYAKVYDARAAEKLDGQVFAAMQKA is encoded by the coding sequence ATGTCTGAAGCCGTTGCTCAGCTCAATGAAACTCTGCTAGCTATGCTGCAATCGGAGACGTTTGTTCTTCTTAATACTGTGGATGCAGAATCCGGAGGACCTACGTCGACTGCGATCTCCTGGATCTATGCTGTGAGCCCTTCCATTGTCCGGCTGGCTGTGGACCACCGCTCCAGACTGGTGAACAACATGAAGGTTAATCCCAGGGTAACGATTACCGTGTTTGGCGAAGGGACGGTGCATGCCATTAATGGTCATGCTGCGGTTCGGCTGGACCCGTTGCCGGATGTTCCGTTTAAGATGTGCTGTTTTGATATTGAGATTGAAGCGGTCCGCAATGCGCTGTTCTATGGTGCGCACCTGGAATCTGCTCCGAAATATGCGAAGGTATACGATGCACGTGCGGCTGAGAAGCTGGACGGACAAGTGTTTGCCGCCATGCAAAAAGCCTAG
- a CDS encoding LCP family protein, which yields MNTSKGNLPPRRNGQQGSANTNRQQPRSAASTTTAKKKARKPKKRGFFARLMRVLLTILLIAVIAALGYAGYLYWKVDHGGFGVDQPVAAGQSASEKPLTMLLLGTDNRPKHPSNLTDVIMVAALNPETKSATVVSLPRDTYVELGGYKKTKINAFYSRFKSKEKTSGTLAEDEMKKMMGKYLDIKVDYATVLDFQGFRDIVDEFGGVDVNISANMCYTDSVDGTNINLKKGEAKLNGDKALDYVRYRKSNCKPATKPSDDFERNKRQNEVLTSLISQMQSLGGVLKIGRVLDAVDNNLESDIENAQIKSLIATYWDIPKENVEYVPVTGTWRSPYVYINDKELDAAKKSLQDRISGVSAAVVSGQP from the coding sequence ATGAATACAAGCAAGGGTAATTTGCCACCCAGAAGGAACGGCCAGCAAGGAAGCGCCAATACTAACAGGCAGCAGCCTAGGTCTGCTGCTTCAACTACAACCGCAAAGAAAAAAGCGCGGAAACCGAAAAAGCGCGGATTCTTCGCCCGGCTGATGAGAGTGCTGCTCACCATTCTCCTGATTGCTGTTATAGCTGCATTAGGCTACGCAGGGTATTTGTACTGGAAGGTGGATCACGGAGGATTCGGAGTGGACCAGCCGGTTGCCGCAGGGCAATCCGCCTCGGAGAAGCCGCTGACGATGCTGCTGCTCGGTACGGACAACCGTCCGAAGCACCCGTCCAACCTGACGGATGTGATCATGGTCGCGGCCTTGAACCCGGAGACCAAATCGGCTACAGTGGTCTCATTACCCCGCGATACATATGTCGAGCTTGGCGGATACAAGAAGACGAAGATTAATGCCTTTTACTCTCGCTTCAAGAGTAAGGAGAAGACCTCCGGTACTCTTGCTGAGGATGAGATGAAGAAGATGATGGGCAAATATCTGGACATTAAGGTCGATTACGCTACCGTGCTGGATTTCCAGGGCTTCCGGGATATTGTAGATGAGTTCGGCGGCGTGGACGTTAATATCAGCGCCAATATGTGTTACACGGACAGTGTGGACGGCACCAACATTAATCTCAAAAAAGGCGAAGCCAAGCTAAATGGTGATAAAGCGCTGGATTATGTGCGTTACCGCAAGTCCAACTGCAAGCCGGCGACGAAGCCATCGGATGATTTTGAACGCAATAAGCGCCAGAACGAGGTACTGACTTCATTGATCTCTCAGATGCAGTCGCTGGGCGGCGTCCTCAAAATCGGCCGGGTGCTGGATGCGGTGGATAATAATCTGGAGAGCGATATCGAGAATGCGCAGATTAAGAGCCTGATCGCAACGTACTGGGATATACCCAAGGAGAATGTCGAATATGTACCGGTAACCGGAACCTGGCGCAGCCCCTATGTATATATTAACGATAAGGAGCTGGACGCAGCTAAGAAAAGCCTCCAGGACCGGATATCCGGAGTGTCCGCTGCAGTGGTCTCAGGCCAGCCTTGA
- the typA gene encoding translational GTPase TypA produces the protein MHSRKDIRNIAIIAHVDHGKTTLVDQLLQQSGIFSAHEHVQERAMDSNDIERERGITILAKNTAITYKEFLINIVDTPGHADFGGEVERIMKMVDGVLLVVDAYEGCMPQTKFVLRKALEQHLTPIVVVNKIDRPAARPKEVIDEVLDLFIELEASDDQLEFPVVYASALNGTSSMVPEKQDETMLSLYETIVEHIPAPTEKVEEPLQFLVTLMDYNEYLGRIAIGRVNRGVIKQGQSVTVIMRDGKSKTARIEKLFGFQGLKRVETEEAGAGDIVAIAGIKDINIGETIADSQHPEALPVLKIDEPTMQMTFLVNNSPFAGKEGKWVTSRKLRERLFKELETDVSLRVDETDSPDAFIVSGRGELHLGILIENMRREGYEMQVSKPQVIIKDIDGVRSEPLERLMIDIPEDSMGSVMESLGSRKAEMVNMINHGTGQVRLEFLIPARGLIGYNTHFLTLTRGYGVMNHAFDSYAPLVGGQVGGRHQGVLVASESGTTTQYGIVGVEDRGILFLDAGTEIYEGMIVGEHTRDNDIIVNICKEKALTNMRTSGKDDTVKMKTPRSFSLEGALEYLNDDEYCEITPKSVRLRKKILNKGERERVEKQRKAAQASQA, from the coding sequence ATGCATTCAAGAAAAGATATCCGTAATATTGCGATCATTGCCCACGTTGACCATGGTAAAACAACACTCGTCGATCAGCTTCTCCAGCAGTCCGGGATTTTCAGCGCGCACGAGCACGTTCAAGAACGCGCCATGGACTCTAACGATATCGAACGGGAACGTGGAATTACAATCCTAGCTAAAAATACAGCAATCACTTATAAAGAGTTCCTGATTAACATCGTAGATACACCTGGACACGCTGACTTCGGCGGCGAAGTAGAACGGATCATGAAGATGGTTGACGGTGTACTGCTCGTTGTTGACGCTTATGAAGGCTGCATGCCGCAGACCAAGTTCGTACTGCGCAAGGCGCTGGAACAGCACCTGACCCCAATTGTAGTCGTGAACAAGATTGACCGTCCGGCTGCGCGTCCGAAGGAAGTTATTGACGAAGTGCTGGACTTGTTCATTGAGCTTGAAGCCAGTGACGACCAGCTTGAATTCCCTGTAGTTTACGCATCTGCGCTTAACGGCACATCGAGCATGGTTCCTGAGAAGCAGGATGAGACAATGCTTTCACTTTATGAAACAATCGTTGAGCATATCCCTGCTCCAACTGAGAAGGTTGAAGAGCCGCTGCAGTTCCTGGTAACTCTGATGGACTACAACGAATACCTGGGCCGTATCGCCATTGGCCGCGTCAACCGCGGTGTAATCAAGCAAGGCCAGTCCGTTACAGTCATCATGCGTGACGGCAAGAGCAAGACTGCCCGTATCGAGAAGCTGTTTGGCTTCCAGGGTCTGAAGCGCGTGGAGACAGAAGAGGCCGGCGCAGGCGACATCGTGGCTATTGCCGGTATCAAGGACATCAACATCGGTGAGACGATTGCTGATTCGCAGCATCCTGAAGCACTGCCTGTTTTGAAGATTGACGAGCCTACCATGCAGATGACGTTCCTCGTGAACAACAGCCCGTTCGCAGGTAAAGAAGGCAAGTGGGTTACTTCCCGTAAGCTTCGTGAGCGTCTGTTCAAAGAACTGGAAACGGATGTGAGCTTGCGTGTAGATGAAACAGACAGTCCTGATGCGTTTATCGTTTCTGGACGCGGTGAGCTTCACCTTGGTATTCTGATCGAGAATATGCGTCGTGAAGGTTATGAAATGCAAGTGTCCAAACCACAAGTAATCATTAAAGACATCGATGGTGTCAGATCTGAGCCGCTTGAGCGCCTCATGATTGACATTCCAGAAGATAGCATGGGTTCCGTTATGGAAAGTCTGGGCAGCCGTAAAGCAGAGATGGTCAACATGATCAACCACGGCACCGGCCAAGTCCGTCTGGAATTCCTGATTCCGGCACGCGGCCTGATCGGCTACAACACACACTTCCTGACGCTGACACGCGGCTACGGTGTAATGAACCATGCCTTCGATAGCTATGCTCCACTGGTTGGCGGCCAAGTTGGCGGACGTCATCAGGGTGTGCTTGTTGCAAGCGAAAGTGGAACAACAACCCAATACGGAATCGTGGGTGTTGAGGATCGTGGTATTCTCTTCCTGGATGCAGGTACAGAAATTTATGAAGGTATGATTGTAGGCGAGCATACACGTGATAACGATATTATCGTTAACATTTGTAAAGAAAAAGCACTTACCAACATGCGTACCTCAGGCAAAGATGATACTGTAAAAATGAAGACACCACGTAGTTTCTCTTTGGAAGGTGCACTTGAATATTTGAATGATGATGAATATTGTGAAATCACTCCTAAATCTGTACGTCTGCGCAAAAAGATCCTGAATAAGGGCGAACGCGAGCGTGTAGAGAAGCAGCGTAAGGCGGCGCAAGCCAGCCAAGCGTAA
- a CDS encoding TerC family protein: MDSLLLLGEILMINLVLSGDNAMVIAMASKNLPEKHRKLAVWWGAAGAVALRCILTFAAVLLLKIPYIEAGGAMLLLWISFKLLLEDEEELRIEGSPSVWKSVRTILLADFIMSLDNVLAIAGLAKGDLALIVIGIAISIPIVVWGSGIIVGWLHRFPVLIFIGAYILAYTAGNMLLQDAKFGPVISFLLPSLHAMLPILLGIIVVVTGMLKHRKVSAG, encoded by the coding sequence ATGGATTCATTATTGCTGCTTGGTGAAATTCTAATGATTAATCTGGTGCTCAGCGGAGACAACGCCATGGTCATTGCGATGGCCAGCAAAAATCTGCCGGAGAAGCACAGGAAGCTGGCTGTCTGGTGGGGGGCCGCCGGAGCGGTCGCGCTGCGTTGTATCCTGACCTTCGCCGCAGTGCTGCTGCTCAAGATTCCCTATATTGAGGCTGGAGGGGCTATGCTGCTGCTATGGATTTCCTTCAAGCTGCTGCTCGAGGACGAGGAAGAGCTGAGAATTGAGGGAAGCCCCAGCGTCTGGAAGTCGGTACGCACCATCCTGCTGGCGGACTTCATCATGAGTCTGGATAATGTACTGGCGATTGCCGGGCTTGCCAAAGGGGATCTGGCACTCATCGTAATCGGGATTGCGATCAGCATTCCGATTGTCGTCTGGGGGAGCGGCATTATCGTGGGCTGGCTGCACCGCTTCCCGGTGCTGATCTTCATCGGTGCCTATATTCTGGCGTATACCGCCGGGAACATGCTGCTGCAGGATGCCAAATTCGGCCCGGTGATTTCGTTCCTGTTGCCGTCGCTTCATGCTATGCTGCCGATACTGCTGGGCATTATCGTGGTTGTTACGGGCATGCTGAAGCACAGGAAAGTATCCGCAGGCTGA